From Flavobacterium lipolyticum, one genomic window encodes:
- a CDS encoding bile acid:sodium symporter family protein yields the protein MEQNSLLTQLLPVALGIIMLGLGLNLKMDDFKNVIYYPKAILVGLLCQMILLPIICFCVSISFNLSPELAVGLILLAASPGGATANLYSHLAKGDVALNISLTAVNSVLTLFTLPFIVNKAIDVFMIDEQVIPMQFKKIVEIFIIVLVPVAIGMLINYRCPKNSRRMEKPVKAMSAVFLVLIIIGAIIKEKDQFLGYFQQVGLACLVFNIISMVIGYYTPLLLSINKKQSIAIGMEIGIHNGTLAIFIALNVIGNSVMSIPAAVYSLIMFFTAALFGYIVNRRRNTDSQN from the coding sequence ATGGAACAAAATTCTTTGTTAACCCAGTTGCTTCCTGTTGCTCTTGGTATTATCATGTTAGGCTTAGGACTAAATTTAAAAATGGATGATTTTAAAAACGTAATTTATTACCCAAAAGCAATTCTTGTAGGTTTATTGTGTCAGATGATACTTTTGCCCATTATTTGTTTTTGTGTTAGTATATCGTTTAATCTTAGTCCTGAACTTGCCGTTGGTCTGATACTATTAGCTGCATCTCCCGGTGGTGCAACAGCTAATCTTTACAGTCATTTAGCAAAAGGTGATGTGGCTTTAAATATTTCACTGACAGCAGTAAATAGTGTACTGACATTATTTACGCTTCCTTTTATAGTCAATAAAGCGATTGATGTTTTTATGATTGACGAGCAGGTTATCCCCATGCAATTTAAAAAAATAGTTGAGATATTTATAATTGTACTTGTTCCGGTTGCTATTGGAATGCTTATTAATTATCGTTGTCCAAAAAATTCAAGAAGAATGGAGAAACCCGTAAAAGCAATGTCAGCTGTTTTTCTAGTGCTTATTATCATTGGGGCTATTATCAAGGAAAAGGATCAATTCCTGGGCTATTTTCAACAAGTAGGATTAGCTTGCTTGGTGTTTAATATAATAAGTATGGTAATTGGATATTATACTCCGTTGTTGTTAAGTATCAATAAGAAACAATCAATTGCTATTGGGATGGAAATAGGAATTCATAATGGCACACTGGCTATTTTTATTGCATTAAATGTAATTGGGAATAGTGTCATGAGTATACCAGCCGCTGTATATAGTCTTATCATGTTTTTTACAGCTGCTCTGTTTGGTTATATAGTAAATAGAAGAAGGAATACTGATTCTCAAAACTAA
- the hisG gene encoding ATP phosphoribosyltransferase: protein MSTLKIAIQKSGRLNEDSIQILKDCGISINNGNDQLKAEASNFPLEVLYLRNSDIPQYLIDGVVDLAIVGDNLLVEKGRQIEVIQKLGFSKCKVSVAVPKTFEYNSIQDLSGLRVATSYPNTVNEYFNSFGLTVDIHQISGSVEIAPNIGLADAIVDIVSSGSTLFKNNLKEVEVILKSEAVLAVSPKVSPEIQKHIDTLKFRIQSVLRARNSKYILMNVPNDKIEAIGKILPVLRSLTVLPLAQEGWSSVHSVIDKDTFWDVIDQLKEEGAEGILVCPIEKMVL, encoded by the coding sequence ATGAGTACATTAAAAATTGCAATTCAAAAATCAGGTCGATTAAACGAAGACAGCATTCAAATTCTTAAAGATTGTGGTATTTCAATCAACAACGGAAACGATCAGCTTAAAGCCGAAGCTTCCAACTTTCCTTTAGAAGTTTTATACCTTCGAAACTCAGACATACCGCAGTATTTAATTGATGGAGTGGTAGATCTAGCTATCGTTGGTGATAATTTACTTGTGGAGAAAGGCCGACAAATCGAAGTAATTCAAAAACTGGGTTTTTCTAAGTGCAAAGTTTCTGTTGCAGTTCCCAAAACCTTTGAATACAATTCGATACAGGATTTATCAGGTTTGCGTGTTGCAACCTCATATCCTAATACCGTAAATGAGTATTTTAATTCTTTTGGACTGACAGTCGATATTCACCAAATTTCGGGCTCAGTAGAAATTGCTCCTAATATCGGACTTGCAGATGCCATTGTTGATATTGTTTCAAGCGGAAGCACCTTATTCAAAAACAATTTAAAAGAGGTTGAAGTAATTCTTAAAAGTGAAGCTGTTCTCGCTGTTTCACCAAAAGTATCACCCGAAATTCAAAAACACATTGATACTTTAAAATTCAGAATCCAGTCCGTTTTAAGAGCTAGAAACTCCAAATACATCCTAATGAACGTACCTAACGATAAAATCGAAGCAATTGGAAAAATTCTGCCGGTGCTTCGAAGCCTTACCGTTTTGCCGCTTGCACAGGAAGGATGGAGCAGCGTTCACTCGGTAATTGATAAAGACACCTTTTGGGATGTAATTGACCAATTAAAAGAGGAAGGAGCAGAAGGAATCTTAGTGTGTCCAATTGAGAAAATGGTTCTTTAA
- a CDS encoding carbohydrate-binding family 9-like protein gives MRNLKITILLCLMCSITTYSQNILIPRTIQKVTIDGNLSDWKTSFLGPFVVHDSGKKATQDTYVSFAWDNDNLYIAYRSIDSKIMGKAQQKDTEIFNTDDLVEIFIDPDGNGENYLEIGVNAYSSYYDLLLKCISPACGGWNMSIAFDVLGLETQSKITNEGFNTEIKIPFSSLNTIKNGSFSTPKAGTKWRGNAFRIDYGNTTEYLALQAYKSSRFGFHQPQEFAVFEFTE, from the coding sequence ATGAGAAATCTTAAAATTACTATCCTGCTTTGTTTGATGTGCTCGATCACAACTTATTCGCAAAATATTCTTATTCCAAGAACTATTCAAAAAGTTACTATTGATGGCAATTTATCAGATTGGAAGACTTCTTTTCTTGGGCCTTTTGTGGTTCATGATTCCGGAAAAAAGGCGACTCAGGATACGTATGTTTCTTTTGCATGGGACAATGATAATCTGTATATCGCCTATCGTTCGATTGATTCTAAAATTATGGGTAAGGCACAGCAAAAAGACACTGAAATTTTTAACACTGATGATTTAGTTGAAATTTTTATAGATCCAGACGGTAATGGGGAAAATTATCTCGAAATTGGGGTCAATGCCTACTCTTCTTATTATGATTTATTGTTAAAGTGTATCTCACCAGCTTGTGGCGGATGGAACATGAGTATAGCGTTTGATGTTTTGGGATTGGAAACACAAAGCAAAATAACGAACGAAGGATTCAATACCGAAATTAAAATTCCTTTCTCAAGCCTGAATACGATTAAAAACGGTAGTTTTTCAACACCAAAAGCGGGAACTAAGTGGCGAGGAAATGCTTTTAGAATTGATTACGGTAATACCACTGAATATCTTGCTTTACAAGCTTATAAAAGTTCTAGATTTGGTTTTCATCAACCACAGGAGTTTGCTGTTTTTGAGTTTACTGAATAG
- the hisH gene encoding imidazole glycerol phosphate synthase subunit HisH, which produces MKIVIINYGAGNIQSIMFAVERLGFKAVLSNDPDEIQKADKVIFPGVGEASSAMTKLKESGLDRLIPNLKQPVLGICLGMQLMCNATEEGNTQGLGIFNVDVIKFSSNVKVPQMGWNQIYNLKSDLFKDIAENEFMYLVHSFYAPNCQYMIATTNYDTEYASALQKDNFYGTQFHPEKSGDVGEKILENFLKLSNKE; this is translated from the coding sequence ATGAAAATAGTAATCATAAACTACGGTGCAGGAAATATTCAAAGCATCATGTTTGCAGTGGAAAGACTCGGTTTTAAAGCGGTTTTGAGCAATGACCCTGATGAAATTCAAAAGGCCGACAAAGTAATTTTTCCGGGAGTAGGTGAAGCAAGTTCGGCAATGACTAAACTGAAAGAAAGCGGTTTGGATCGTTTGATACCGAACTTAAAACAGCCTGTTTTAGGAATCTGCCTCGGAATGCAATTAATGTGTAATGCTACGGAAGAAGGAAATACTCAAGGTTTAGGAATTTTTAACGTAGACGTCATAAAATTTTCGTCTAATGTAAAAGTACCACAAATGGGATGGAATCAGATTTATAATCTAAAATCTGATCTGTTTAAAGACATTGCCGAGAATGAATTTATGTATTTGGTACACAGCTTTTATGCCCCAAATTGCCAATATATGATCGCAACAACAAACTATGATACAGAGTACGCGTCGGCATTACAAAAAGATAATTTTTATGGAACGCAATTTCACCCCGAAAAGAGTGGTGATGTTGGGGAGAAAATTCTTGAGAACTTTCTTAAACTAAGTAACAAAGAATAA
- a CDS encoding M1 family metallopeptidase, with translation MKKYLGGVCIAFLFGFTANAQGLLNKSETTFTHQDTLRGSITKERAWWDLKYYHLDVKVSPKERTISGSNTIRYTVLTPYDKMQIDLQEPMQITKVTQGGKELQFKRDGNAFFITLTEKQKIGDTKEVVVSFTGKPREAVKAPWDGGISWKKDKNGKDFIASSCQGLGASVWWPNKDHMYDEVENMMISVNVPGDLTDVSNGRLKSVKKEKDGTKTFNWYVSNPINNYGVNINIGDYVNFSEVYKGEKGDLDCNYYVLRDNLALAKEQFKDVPKMLKAFENWFGPYPFYEDSYKLVEVPYLGMEHQSSVTYGNGYKNGYLGRDLSGTGWGLKFDFIIIHESGHEWFANNITYKDIADMWIHESFTNYSESLFLEYYYGKDAAAEYVIGCRKGIQNDKPIIGNYDVNNEGSGDMYPKGANMLHMMRQIINDDAKWKSILRGLNKTFYHQTVTSKQIEDYINTQSGINFNRVYAQYLTTTKIPVFEYMFKNGTFGYHWTNCVSKFDMPVRVKLNGVETWLKPTTEWQSEKTTDESRKVEVDKDFYVTTSNIIE, from the coding sequence ATGAAAAAATACTTAGGTGGCGTCTGTATCGCCTTTCTATTTGGCTTTACTGCCAATGCACAAGGACTTTTGAATAAGTCAGAAACTACTTTTACACATCAGGACACTTTACGCGGAAGCATTACAAAAGAAAGAGCCTGGTGGGATTTAAAATACTATCATCTTGATGTAAAAGTGAGCCCAAAAGAGAGAACAATTTCAGGTTCGAATACAATCCGTTATACTGTTTTAACCCCATACGACAAGATGCAGATTGATTTGCAGGAACCTATGCAAATTACGAAAGTAACACAGGGGGGAAAAGAATTACAGTTTAAGAGAGATGGAAATGCCTTTTTTATTACGCTGACTGAAAAGCAAAAAATAGGTGATACCAAAGAAGTGGTAGTGAGTTTTACCGGAAAACCAAGAGAAGCCGTTAAGGCACCCTGGGACGGTGGAATCAGCTGGAAAAAGGACAAAAACGGTAAAGATTTTATCGCTTCATCCTGTCAGGGACTGGGAGCAAGTGTATGGTGGCCGAACAAAGATCATATGTACGATGAAGTCGAGAACATGATGATCAGCGTAAACGTTCCCGGAGATCTTACCGATGTTTCAAATGGAAGATTAAAAAGCGTTAAAAAGGAAAAGGATGGAACTAAAACCTTCAACTGGTATGTTTCAAATCCCATCAACAACTATGGTGTAAACATCAATATTGGGGATTATGTTAATTTCTCAGAAGTATACAAAGGCGAAAAAGGAGATTTAGATTGTAACTATTATGTTTTAAGAGACAATCTTGCTTTGGCAAAAGAACAGTTCAAAGATGTACCGAAAATGCTAAAAGCTTTTGAAAACTGGTTTGGACCTTATCCATTTTATGAAGACAGTTACAAGCTGGTTGAAGTACCTTATCTGGGAATGGAACACCAAAGTAGTGTGACTTACGGGAATGGCTATAAAAATGGTTATTTAGGACGTGATTTAAGCGGAACAGGCTGGGGATTAAAATTTGATTTTATCATCATCCATGAATCTGGTCACGAATGGTTTGCCAACAATATCACGTACAAGGACATTGCCGATATGTGGATCCATGAAAGTTTTACTAATTATTCAGAAAGTCTTTTCCTGGAGTATTACTACGGAAAAGATGCTGCTGCAGAGTACGTAATTGGATGCCGTAAAGGGATTCAGAACGATAAACCTATCATTGGTAATTATGACGTAAACAACGAGGGGTCAGGCGATATGTATCCAAAAGGAGCTAACATGCTGCACATGATGCGTCAGATCATAAATGATGATGCCAAATGGAAATCGATTTTAAGAGGTTTAAATAAGACTTTTTATCACCAAACTGTGACAAGCAAGCAAATCGAGGATTACATCAACACACAATCCGGAATTAATTTTAATAGAGTATATGCTCAATATTTGACCACAACAAAGATCCCGGTTTTTGAGTATATGTTTAAAAACGGAACTTTCGGTTACCACTGGACCAATTGTGTCTCTAAATTTGACATGCCCGTGAGAGTAAAATTAAACGGAGTTGAAACATGGTTAAAACCAACAACCGAATGGCAATCAGAAAAAACTACTGATGAATCACGTAAAGTAGAAGTAGATAAAGATTTTTATGTAACGACTTCTAATATTATAGAATAA
- the hisD gene encoding histidinol dehydrogenase — translation MNKINNPKLDTWSEILKRPTKTIDDIEVTVKEIFKEVQKKGDEAVAKYTSIFDGIALENYEVSSEEIQEANSSISEELKAAILLAKENIYKFHSAQKTDKISIETTEGVNCWQEKRPIQKIGLYIPGGTAPLFSTVLMLAVPAGIAGCKEIVLCSPPDKSGKINPAILYAATLCGVTKILKVGGIQAIAGMTFGTKSIPKVYKIFGPGNQFVTVAKQLATQFGVAIDMPAGPSELLVVADDTAVPAFVASDLLSQAEHGTDSQVILVSTSKRLIQAVEKEIQIQIEELPRKAIAKKAIENSKLIYVENDQIALDLINEYGPEHFIICSQYDDFYCNGIINAGSVFIGNYTPESAGDYASGTNHTLPTNGYAKNYSGVNLDSFVKSMTFQKISKEGIQKIGSAIEIMAEAEGLQAHKNAVTLRLKSLKERG, via the coding sequence ATGAATAAAATAAACAATCCGAAACTAGATACCTGGTCAGAAATACTAAAACGACCAACTAAAACGATCGATGATATTGAAGTTACAGTAAAGGAAATCTTTAAAGAAGTACAGAAAAAAGGGGATGAAGCTGTTGCTAAATACACTTCAATTTTTGACGGAATTGCTCTGGAAAACTATGAAGTTTCATCTGAAGAGATTCAGGAAGCCAATAGTAGCATTTCAGAGGAACTAAAAGCGGCTATTCTGTTAGCAAAAGAAAACATATATAAATTTCACAGCGCTCAAAAAACAGATAAGATCTCGATTGAAACGACTGAGGGAGTCAACTGCTGGCAGGAAAAGAGACCTATTCAAAAAATTGGCTTATACATTCCGGGAGGAACAGCACCTTTGTTTTCAACTGTTCTAATGTTGGCTGTTCCTGCCGGAATTGCAGGCTGTAAAGAAATAGTACTATGTTCTCCGCCTGATAAATCCGGGAAAATAAACCCTGCAATTCTATATGCAGCTACTTTATGCGGTGTAACCAAAATCTTAAAAGTGGGAGGGATTCAGGCCATTGCCGGAATGACATTCGGAACAAAGTCAATCCCTAAAGTATATAAAATTTTTGGACCTGGAAATCAATTTGTAACTGTAGCAAAACAGTTGGCAACTCAATTTGGAGTAGCCATCGATATGCCTGCCGGACCTTCAGAATTGCTGGTCGTAGCTGATGACACCGCTGTACCAGCATTTGTTGCCTCCGATTTACTGTCTCAGGCAGAACACGGAACAGACAGTCAGGTAATTTTGGTTTCGACTTCTAAAAGATTAATTCAAGCCGTTGAAAAGGAGATCCAGATTCAAATTGAAGAACTTCCCCGAAAAGCAATTGCCAAGAAAGCCATTGAAAACTCAAAACTAATTTATGTAGAAAACGATCAAATCGCTTTAGATTTAATTAACGAGTATGGACCGGAACATTTTATAATTTGCTCACAATATGATGATTTCTACTGTAACGGAATTATCAACGCAGGTTCTGTGTTTATAGGCAATTACACCCCTGAAAGTGCAGGAGACTACGCGTCAGGAACCAATCATACTTTACCAACAAACGGCTATGCTAAAAATTACAGCGGCGTAAACCTGGACAGTTTTGTTAAATCAATGACCTTCCAGAAAATATCTAAGGAAGGCATTCAGAAAATTGGCAGCGCCATTGAAATTATGGCTGAAGCTGAAGGATTACAAGCTCACAAGAATGCAGTGACATTGCGATTAAAGAGTTTGAAGGAAAGAGGATAG
- the hisF gene encoding imidazole glycerol phosphate synthase subunit HisF yields the protein MLAKRIIPCLDIKNGRTVKGVNFVDLRDAGDPVELAELYSAEGADELVFLDISATEERRKTLVTMVRNVAEKINIPFTVGGGISSVEDVEILLNNGADKVSINSSAVKNPQLINELAQKFGSQCVVVAIDAKQINGLWIVHLVGGKVPTELNLFDWAVEVAKRGAGEILFTSMDNDGTKNGFANEALAKLSALVNIPIIASGGAGNIQHFVDSFKKGKADAALAASVFHFKEIEIKTLKQELRNNGVEVRV from the coding sequence ATGTTAGCAAAAAGAATCATACCCTGTTTGGATATAAAAAATGGGAGAACCGTAAAAGGGGTTAATTTCGTTGATCTTCGTGATGCAGGGGATCCTGTTGAGTTGGCAGAACTGTATTCAGCAGAAGGTGCCGATGAACTGGTTTTTCTGGATATTTCAGCCACTGAAGAACGCCGTAAAACGCTTGTTACTATGGTTCGAAATGTCGCAGAGAAGATCAATATTCCATTTACCGTCGGAGGTGGAATTTCAAGCGTTGAAGATGTTGAAATTTTACTGAACAACGGCGCAGATAAAGTTTCGATCAATTCCTCGGCAGTCAAGAATCCACAGTTAATTAATGAATTGGCTCAGAAATTTGGAAGTCAGTGCGTGGTCGTCGCTATCGATGCCAAACAAATTAACGGGCTATGGATCGTACATTTGGTAGGAGGAAAAGTACCAACCGAACTCAACTTATTCGATTGGGCAGTTGAAGTGGCAAAACGTGGTGCAGGAGAGATATTATTTACTTCGATGGACAATGACGGTACTAAAAACGGATTTGCGAATGAGGCACTCGCTAAACTTTCAGCACTCGTTAATATTCCGATAATTGCCTCGGGTGGCGCAGGAAACATTCAGCATTTTGTCGATTCATTTAAGAAAGGCAAAGCCGATGCAGCCTTAGCCGCAAGTGTTTTTCACTTTAAAGAGATTGAGATTAAGACTTTGAAGCAAGAGCTTAGGAATAATGGTGTTGAAGTCAGAGTTTAG
- the hisA gene encoding 1-(5-phosphoribosyl)-5-[(5-phosphoribosylamino)methylideneamino]imidazole-4-carboxamide isomerase, which yields MRIIPAIDIIDGKCVRLSKGDYDTKIIYNENPIEVAKSFEAHGIEYLHLVDLDGAKSNKIVNYKILEQIATQTSLRIDFGGGLKSDEDLRIAFESGANQITGGSIAVKNKEIFQKWISQYGSEKIILGADAKDEKIAVSGWLENSDEDLIPFIQEYQSKGIQYVICTDIAKDGMLEGPSFDLYGKILKNCNVKSSEVEIKLIASGGISTFDELPKLAELGCEGTIIGKAIYEGRISLKQLENFIIRK from the coding sequence ATGAGAATAATACCCGCCATAGATATTATCGACGGAAAATGTGTTCGCTTATCGAAAGGCGATTACGACACTAAAATAATTTACAATGAAAATCCTATCGAAGTTGCCAAATCATTTGAAGCTCATGGAATCGAATACCTGCATTTAGTAGATTTAGACGGTGCAAAGTCAAATAAAATTGTCAATTACAAAATCTTAGAGCAAATTGCGACACAAACCAGCTTACGAATTGATTTTGGAGGCGGTTTAAAATCAGATGAAGATTTAAGAATTGCTTTTGAAAGTGGGGCAAACCAAATTACAGGCGGAAGTATTGCTGTAAAAAATAAAGAAATATTCCAAAAATGGATCTCTCAATATGGTTCTGAGAAAATTATACTGGGCGCTGACGCCAAAGACGAAAAAATTGCCGTTTCGGGCTGGTTAGAAAATTCAGACGAAGATTTGATTCCGTTCATTCAGGAGTATCAAAGCAAAGGAATTCAATACGTTATTTGTACCGATATCGCCAAAGACGGAATGTTAGAAGGCCCAAGTTTTGATTTGTACGGCAAAATTTTAAAAAACTGTAATGTCAAATCGAGCGAAGTCGAAATTAAATTGATCGCATCAGGCGGAATTTCAACATTCGATGAATTGCCTAAACTAGCCGAACTGGGCTGTGAAGGAACAATCATTGGAAAAGCAATCTACGAAGGGCGCATTAGCTTAAAACAATTAGAGAATTTTATAATTAGAAAATGA
- the hisC gene encoding histidinol-phosphate transaminase, producing the protein MKFDINTITRENVKSLKPYSSARDEFEDFDTADMIFLDANENPFQTGVNRYPDPQQLSVKAILAKNNKVKANQILLGNGSDEVLDLLFRAFCEPKTDNIISLPPTYGMYSVLADINAVENREVLLSTDFQPQVDQILDAVDDSTKIIFLCSPNNPTGNSFSDESVVKLLQNFKGLVVIDEAYIDFSKKESWLTEIDEYPNLIITQTLSKAYGLAGIRLGICYASEAVISVLNKIKPPYNVNELTQQRAINRLNDPERIQNEIASIIEQREELIKVLLEVDFVEKVYPTEANFVLVKVDDANKRYNQLIKKGIVIRNRTNQPLCENCLRLTIGIPEENAVLIKELKLLK; encoded by the coding sequence ATGAAATTCGATATAAACACGATAACAAGAGAGAATGTAAAATCTTTGAAACCTTATTCTTCAGCACGTGATGAGTTTGAAGACTTTGATACTGCCGACATGATTTTTTTGGATGCGAATGAAAATCCGTTTCAGACTGGAGTAAATCGTTACCCTGATCCACAACAACTTTCGGTCAAAGCCATTTTAGCGAAGAATAATAAGGTAAAAGCAAACCAGATTTTATTAGGAAACGGAAGTGATGAAGTTCTCGATTTACTATTCAGAGCGTTCTGCGAACCTAAAACAGACAATATCATTTCGCTTCCGCCAACTTATGGGATGTACAGCGTTTTGGCAGATATTAATGCCGTCGAGAACAGAGAAGTTTTACTTTCAACTGATTTTCAGCCACAAGTAGATCAAATCTTAGATGCTGTTGACGATTCGACCAAAATTATCTTTTTATGCTCTCCAAACAATCCTACGGGAAATTCATTTTCAGACGAGAGCGTTGTAAAACTACTTCAAAACTTTAAGGGTTTAGTTGTGATTGATGAGGCTTATATAGACTTTTCAAAAAAGGAAAGCTGGTTGACGGAGATAGACGAATATCCAAATTTAATCATCACGCAAACCCTTTCAAAAGCCTACGGACTAGCAGGAATCCGTTTAGGAATTTGTTATGCTTCCGAAGCTGTGATTTCGGTTCTCAACAAAATAAAACCTCCTTATAACGTAAACGAATTAACCCAGCAGAGAGCTATAAATCGTTTGAATGATCCTGAAAGGATACAGAATGAAATAGCTTCAATTATCGAACAAAGAGAAGAACTAATTAAAGTTTTACTTGAGGTTGATTTTGTAGAAAAAGTATATCCAACAGAAGCTAATTTTGTTTTGGTAAAAGTAGACGATGCCAATAAAAGATACAATCAATTAATTAAAAAAGGAATTGTAATCCGAAACAGAACCAATCAGCCTTTATGTGAAAACTGCCTTCGTTTGACGATTGGGATTCCGGAAGAAAATGCTGTTTTGATTAAAGAATTGAAATTATTGAAATAA
- the hisB gene encoding bifunctional histidinol-phosphatase/imidazoleglycerol-phosphate dehydratase HisB — MKKVLFIDRDGTIVLEPENYQLDALEKVEFYPKAFQYLAKIANELDYELVMVTNQDGLGTDSFPEETFWPTQNFILKAFENEGIKFDAIFIDRSFPEDNAPTRKPRTGMLTQYIDNPEYDLENSFVLGDRLTDVELAKNLGAKAIFINDNDGIGSNEISSKREELDQTIVLQTMSWKTIYEFLKLEARSASITRKTNETDIFVNLNLDGTGKSKIETGIAFFDHMLDQISRHGQMDLEILVKGDLEVDEHHTIEDTAIALGEVFAKALGNKLGIERYGFCLPMDDCLAQVAIDFGGRNWLVWETEFKREMVGKMPTEMFFHFFKSFSDGAKANINIKAEGTNEHHKIEAIFKAFAKAIKVAVKRDTEKMILPSTKGML, encoded by the coding sequence ATGAAAAAAGTACTTTTTATCGATCGTGACGGAACGATTGTTTTAGAACCTGAAAATTACCAATTAGACGCTTTGGAGAAAGTAGAATTTTATCCAAAAGCTTTTCAATACTTAGCTAAAATTGCCAACGAATTAGATTACGAATTGGTAATGGTTACCAATCAGGACGGTCTGGGAACGGATAGTTTTCCGGAAGAAACGTTTTGGCCAACACAAAATTTTATCTTAAAAGCTTTTGAGAATGAAGGAATTAAATTTGATGCAATTTTCATCGACAGATCTTTTCCGGAAGATAATGCCCCAACAAGAAAGCCAAGAACCGGGATGCTGACACAATACATCGATAACCCGGAATATGATTTAGAAAATTCTTTTGTTTTAGGAGATCGTTTGACGGATGTTGAATTAGCTAAAAATCTGGGAGCGAAGGCTATTTTTATTAATGATAATGATGGAATCGGGAGCAATGAAATTTCATCCAAGCGTGAAGAATTAGACCAAACGATTGTGCTTCAGACAATGAGTTGGAAAACCATCTATGAGTTTTTAAAATTAGAAGCACGTTCAGCCTCAATTACACGTAAAACGAATGAAACAGACATTTTTGTTAATTTGAATCTGGATGGAACGGGAAAAAGTAAAATCGAAACCGGAATTGCATTTTTTGACCATATGTTAGATCAAATTTCCCGCCACGGTCAAATGGATTTAGAAATATTGGTTAAAGGTGATCTGGAAGTAGATGAACACCACACCATTGAAGATACGGCAATTGCTTTGGGAGAAGTTTTCGCCAAAGCATTAGGAAACAAACTGGGAATCGAACGTTATGGCTTTTGTTTGCCTATGGACGATTGCCTGGCACAGGTCGCAATCGACTTTGGCGGAAGAAACTGGCTGGTTTGGGAAACCGAATTCAAACGCGAAATGGTGGGTAAAATGCCAACAGAAATGTTTTTTCACTTCTTTAAATCATTCTCAGATGGTGCAAAAGCAAACATCAACATCAAAGCTGAAGGAACGAATGAGCATCACAAAATCGAGGCAATTTTTAAAGCTTTCGCAAAAGCGATAAAAGTGGCAGTGAAAAGAGATACGGAGAAAATGATTTTACCTTCAACAAAAGGAATGTTGTAA
- the hisIE gene encoding bifunctional phosphoribosyl-AMP cyclohydrolase/phosphoribosyl-ATP diphosphatase HisIE: MTMNVDIKSAHGLIPAIIQDAETRNVLMLGYMNEESLQKTIETQKVTFFSRSKQRLWTKGEESGNFLNLVSIKNDCDGDTLLIQANPVGPTCHTGADTCWQEENKENYSFISTLESTIKTRRENADSEKSYVASLFEKGINKIAQKVGEEAVEVVIEAKDNNDDLFLSESADLLFHYLILLQAKGYQLNDVVDVLKKRQK; the protein is encoded by the coding sequence ATAACTATGAACGTAGATATTAAAAGTGCACACGGATTAATTCCGGCAATCATTCAGGATGCAGAAACCAGGAATGTACTGATGCTGGGATATATGAACGAAGAATCACTTCAAAAAACAATAGAAACACAAAAAGTAACCTTTTTCAGCCGATCCAAACAAAGACTTTGGACTAAAGGTGAGGAAAGCGGTAACTTTTTAAATCTGGTAAGCATTAAAAATGACTGCGATGGAGATACACTTTTAATCCAGGCAAACCCTGTAGGACCAACCTGTCACACAGGAGCAGACACCTGCTGGCAGGAAGAAAACAAAGAAAACTACAGTTTCATTTCTACCTTAGAAAGTACTATCAAGACCCGAAGGGAAAATGCTGATTCAGAAAAAAGTTATGTCGCTTCACTATTCGAAAAAGGAATTAACAAAATAGCCCAAAAAGTCGGTGAAGAGGCCGTTGAAGTCGTTATTGAAGCTAAAGACAATAACGATGATTTATTTCTTAGCGAAAGCGCCGATTTACTTTTTCACTACCTTATCTTATTACAAGCCAAAGGCTATCAGCTTAATGATGTTGTTGATGTTCTGAAAAAGCGTCAGAAGTAA